A window of Tetrapisispora phaffii CBS 4417 chromosome 9, complete genome contains these coding sequences:
- the KTR4 gene encoding putative mannosyltransferase (similar to Saccharomyces cerevisiae KTR4 (YBR199W); ancestral locus Anc_8.541) has product MRLFPPSKRLSRYIIILLIILATASIGIYHHEKVKEHLANIPLESFPGFQIFDASSDANKDSAIEETNPDSWMDTKYENIFRRLNTPLIDNITNSEEDKEKQIISIGIEESYMKKTLKTPVIEPKIDNLVRPGDPLAGKANAAILSLVREEDLKELVLAINRLEERFNSKFNYPYVFLNDGDFSDKFVTRIKDILPKDRIIEFGKIDPEVWNMPDNIDRDLFKEAIEKNKNVQFMAKESYHNMCRFFSKNFYKHPLVKKYKYTWRLEPSTSVFCDIEYDVFQFMEMNDKYYGYTISVYDSPESVATLWNHTMDFLKMHPDYIDPNGAFEWLKDNGQKPENYEIANGYSTCHFWTNFEITNLEFLRSKPYEQFVEYLDSKDGFYYERWGDAPVRSLALALFLDKKKIHWFQDIGYLHTPYTNCPASPVGSKRCQGNCIPGRVSAWEPLSIENCQGLWLEYSMDDKTNLYTP; this is encoded by the coding sequence ATGAGACTTTTCCCACCTTCTAAAAGACTCTCAAGgtatattattatactACTGATTATATTGGCTACTGCTTCTATTGGCATCTATCATCATGAGAAGGTCAAAGAACATTTAGCAAACATTCCCTTAGAGTCTTTCCCAGGTTTCCAAATTTTTGATGCTAGTTCGGATGCTAATAAGGACTCTGCTATAGAAGAAACGAATCCAGATAGTTGGATGGAtacaaaatatgaaaatatatttaggAGGCTAAATACTCCACTAATAGATAATATTACCAATAGCGAAGAAGATAAGGAAAAGCAGATCATATCTATAGGGATAGAAGAGAGCTATATGaaaaaaactttaaaaacTCCAGTTATTGAACCTAAGATAGATAATTTAGTGCGTCCTGGTGATCCATTAGCTGGTAAAGCTAATGCAgctattttatcattagtTCGTGAGGAAGATCTTAAAGAATTAGTACTAGCTATCAATAGATTAGAGGAAAGATTTAATAGTAAGTTCAACTATCCATATGTTTTCTTAAATGATGGGGACTTTAGTGATAAATTTGTAACTAGAATCAAAGACATCCTACCAAAAGATAGGATTATTGAATTTGGTAAAATTGATCCCGAAGTTTGGAACATGCctgataatattgatagGGATTTATTCAAGGAAGCTAtcgaaaaaaataaaaatgttcaATTTATGGCAAAGGAATCATATCATAATATGTGTAGatttttttccaaaaatttttataaacatCCATTagtgaaaaaatataaatatacgTGGAGATTAGAACCATCCACTTCGGTGTTCTGCGATATAGAATATGACGTATTTCAATTCATGGAAAtgaatgataaatattatgGGTATACAATCAGCGTCTACGATAGTCCTGAGTCTGTAGCAACTTTGTGGAACCATACAATGGATTTCCTAAAGATGCATCCTGATTACATTGATCCTAATGGTGCATTTGAATGGTTGAAAGACAATGGACAAAAGCCAGAAAATTATGAGATTGCCAATGGCTATTCGACATGTCATTTCTGGaccaattttgaaattaccAATTTAGAGTTTTTGAGGAGTAAGCCATACGAGCAATTTGTCGAATATTTAGACTCAAAAGATGGGTTTTATTACGAAAGATGGGGGGATGCACCAGTTAGAAGTCTGGCATTAGCCCTATTCTTAGATAAGAAGAAGATACATTGGTTCCAAGACATCGGCTACTTACACACTCCATATACAAACTGCCCAGCTTCTCCAGTTGGCAGTAAGAGATGCCAAGGAAATTGCATTCCAGGAAGAGTATCGGCATGGGAACCGTTATCTATTGAAAATTGTCAAGGATTGTGGTTAGAATATTCGATGGATGATAAAACTAATTTATATACACCATGA
- the AHP1 gene encoding thioredoxin peroxidase AHP1 (similar to Saccharomyces cerevisiae AHP1 (YLR109W); ancestral locus Anc_8.300) encodes MASLQNKPLETKGYKFQYISILPSDQDQEACKFPVNINWAQFIKDNKTVVITGAPAAFSPTCSVSHIPGYISKQKELLAKADQVVVLTVDNPFANQAWAKSLGVKDTTHFKFGSDAGCQFIKSLGLELAVGDDVFWSGRWALVVKNGVVVYAGKEENPATDVTVSSVDSVLAHL; translated from the coding sequence atggcTTCCTTACAAAACAAACCTTTAGAAACCAAAGGCTACAAGTTCCAATACATTTCCATCTTACCATCCGACCAAGATCAAGAAGCTTGTAAGTTCCCAGTCAACATCAACTGGGCTCAATTCATCAAAGACAACAAGACTGTTGTCATTACCGGTGCTCCAGCTGCTTTCTCCCCAACCTGTTCTGTCTCCCATATTCCAGGTTACATTTCCAAGCAAAAGGAATTATTAGCTAAAGCCGACCAGGTTGTTGTCTTGACGGTTGACAACCCATTCGCTAACCAAGCTTGGGCCAAGAGCTTAGGTGTCAAAGACACCACCCACTTCAAGTTTGGTAGTGATGCTGGTTGCCAATTCATCAAATCCTTAGGCTTAGAATTGGCTGTCGGTGACGATGTCTTCTGGTCCGGTAGATGGGCCTTGGTCGTCAAGAACGGTGTTGTTGTCTATGCTGGTAAGGAAGAAAACCCAGCTACCGACGTCACTGTTTCCTCAGTTGACAGTGTTTTAGCCCACTTATAA
- the TPHA0I01930 gene encoding uncharacterized protein (similar to Saccharomyces cerevisiae BEM1 (YBR200W); ancestral locus Anc_8.539), with the protein MLKSLGLRRKNTSSPASSTPSPKNDPKVPKKLNYDPNSLPLTVTSYNSDGRHMHAIEKVIKALSTNVSKNRKELSYAEGDFFHVIKETKHSYYATNPITGSVGKVKKENFEEFGKSTPTLLDLQDIFSTAKSICSSRDRKSQHSADMDTFGSLNAIASYDFVADNEEELSVEVGQTFVIWAHHDFEWFVAMPTENTNKIGLVPTSYLCITDLKTGIVSENEIRDDIINSNLPNIEEWKYNLKSQTAYTITLDSIEQTTENTDLDDLDDPFEYSYYDNSSRKSAVPLSKIYTKCKITAVTYEKGHYWFEIKCRSVDNSTTIMLKRFYEDFFELQAKIFERFPEESGTLKNAKGEYSKRIIPNIPSPVAKVNEEVAFSRKYQLNKYLGNLLGLPEYILQSSDILQFFEVKNNGYDFSIEPEKCQYILLPGSEKSKTERRNSNKNADDINFDEADNILTGEDLKLFEKLSLQQQRVDSDSSACSSPRQFNLPNDNKTKIKFYYQDDIFVIRLHDNTSLDDLKMEIFQRINKANFKIAVKLTDGEGQEIKSDAHVSQVIQGKMRISVIDT; encoded by the coding sequence ATGTTGAAATCATTAGGTTTACGCAGGAAGAATACCAGTAGCCCAGCGTCTTCTACTCCTTCGCCAAAGAACGATCCAAAAGTTCCTAAAAAATTGAACTATGACCCAAATTCTTTACCGTTGACCGTCACTTCATACAATTCCGATGGCAGACATATGCATGCGATTGAGAAAGTTATTAAAGCTTTAAGTACTAACGTTAGTAAAAACAGAAAAGAGCTATCCTATGCAGAAGGTGACTTCTTTCATGTgataaaagaaacaaaacaTTCTTATTATGCAACCAATCCGATTACTGGTTCAGTTGGGAAAGttaagaaagaaaatttcGAAGAATTCGGTAAATCAACACCAACATTATTAGATTTGcaagatattttttctaCTGCAAAATCCATTTGTTCTTCAAGAGACCGTAAATCCCAACATAGTGCTGATATGGACACTTTTGGTTCTTTAAACGCAATTGCATCGTATGATTTTGTCGCTGacaatgaagaagaattatcCGTTGAAGTAGGTCAAACTTTTGTCATTTGGGCCCACCATGATTTCGAATGGTTCGTTGCGATGCCAACCgaaaatacaaataaaatcGGTCTAGTACCAACAAGTTATCTTTGTATAACAGATCTAAAAACTGGAATTGTAtcagaaaatgaaattaggGATGACATCATTAATTCTAATCTTCCAAATATAGAAGAATGGAAATATAACTTAAAAAGTCAAACTGCCTATACTATCACTTTAGATTCAATCGAACAAACAACAGAAAATACAGATTTGGATGATTTAGATGATCCCTTCGAATATAGTTATTACGATAATAGTAGTAGGAAATCTGCAGTCCCACTAAGTAAAATATACACTAAGTGCAAAATAACAGCAGTTACTTATGAAAAGGGACATTATTGGTTCGAGATTAAATGTAGATCAGTAGATAACTCTACTACAATAATGTTGAAGAGATTTTATGAAGATTTCTTTGAATTACAAGCTAAAATTTTCGAGCGTTTCCCAGAAGAATCCGgtactttaaaaaatgcTAAAGGTGAATATagtaaaagaattattcCAAATATACCTTCTCCTGTAGCAAAAGTGAATGAAGAAGTAGCGTTTTCAAGAAAATACCAATTAAACAAATACTTGGGAAATTTATTAGGTTTACcagaatatattttacaatCTTCCGATATCTTACAGTTCTTTgaagtgaaaaataatggatatgatttttcaattgaacCTGAAAAGTGTCAGTATATACTTTTGCCAGGTTCTGAAAAATCTAAGAcagaaagaagaaactctaataaaaatgctgatgatattaatttcGATGAAGCTGATAATATCCTTACTGGagaagatttaaaattatttgaaaaattatctcTACAACAGCAAAGGGTAGATTCTGACAGTAGTGCCTGCTCAAGTCCTAGACAATTTAATTTACccaatgataataaaacaaaaataaagttttaCTATCaagatgatatttttgttattagaTTGCATGACAATACATCATTAGATGACTTGAAAATggaaatttttcaaagaatcAACAAAgcaaattttaaaatcgCCGTTAAATTAACAGATGGAGAAGGACAAGAAATCAAATCTGATGCTCATGTATCACAAGTTATTCAAGGTAAAATGAGAATATCTGTTATAGACACTTGA
- the BTS1 gene encoding farnesyltranstransferase (similar to Saccharomyces cerevisiae BTS1 (YPL069C); ancestral locus Anc_8.536), with amino-acid sequence MNDIRTLVGSEPYWNEDYEGIVQLPYNHLAQQPGKNFRTKLINTFNIYYGIDKVRLEQLSELISILHTSSLLIDDIEDNSETRRGIQTSHLKYGTPMTINSANYMYFKAMAVLERIASVRVDGSTEKEENVDGSLLKDLLVIFNAELINLHRGQGLDIYWRDSFPSIIPTESMYFNMVMNKTGGLFRLAVRIMERLKDETDSDSKSLVPLANLIGILFQVRDDYQNLTDETMIKNKGFAEDLSEGKLSFPVIHGLRYALDNEDEGTILFHTIKAKPKELKPKKETIDYLRDVTKSLEYTELKIKEISDLILDPEFVPDNNQEFNTHIISIVKNLSEI; translated from the coding sequence atgaatgaCATAAGGACTTTAGTTGGTTCGGAACCATATTGGAATGAAGATTATGAAGGTATTGTTCAACTGCCATATAACCATTTGGCTCAACAGCCTGGTAAAAATTTCAGAACTAAATTAATCAATacattcaatatttattatggTATTGATAAAGTGAGATTAGAACAGCTAAGTGAATTGATCTCTATTTTGCATACTTCGAGTTTGCTAATCGATGATATAGAAGATAACTCTGAAACTAGACGGGGGATCCAAACTTCACATCTGAAGTATGGAACGCCTATGACAATTAATTCAGCAAACTACATGTATTTTAAAGCAATGGCCGTTTTGGAAAGGATTGCATCAGTGAGAGTTGATGGATCAACTGAGAAAGAGGAAAATGTTGATGGAAGTCTTTTAAAAGATCTTTTAGTTATATTCAATGCagaattgataaatttgcATAGAGGACAAGGTTTAGATATTTACTGGCGTGACTCATTTCCTAGTATAATACCTACAGAATCAATGTACTTCAACATGGTAATGAATAAAACTGGTGGCTTGTTTAGACTAGCAGTTAGGATAATGGAAAGATTAAAAGATGAAACAGATTCCGATTCAAAGTCATTAGTACCACTAGCTAATTTGATAGGGATTCTTTTCCAAGTAAGAGATGATTACCAAAATTTAACTGATGAGACgatgataaaaaataagGGTTTTGCAGAAGACTTATCAGAAGGTAAATTATCTTTCCCAGTTATTCATGGATTAAGGTATGCATTGgataatgaagatgagGGAACTATATTGTTTCATACTATAAAGGCAAAACCTAAAGAATTGAAGCCGAAAAAGGAAactattgattatttaCGGGACGTAACCAAATCTTTAGAATATACAGAGCTTAAAATTAAGGAAATTAGTGATTTGATTTTGGATCCAGAGTTTGTTCCAGATAATAATCAAGAATTTAACACACATATAATTTCTATAGTCAAAAATCTTTCTGAAATTTAG
- the DER1 gene encoding derlin (similar to Saccharomyces cerevisiae DER1 (YBR201W); ancestral locus Anc_8.535), which translates to MDAIFFNLLGDVPAVTKTWTLGCLALSILTTAEIIEPTRIMYNYELAFKKGQYERILFSLFDFGQLDIKSLVNLYISCSNLSILENSFQDRNSYLWVLFLIFLSTITMTAFEQPIFSLGSLMNENLVYYRLRKNPDNINFQILAGFNISPLVVPLYMNAMLYFVYEKSLFQVSMNFIPGHLMFFMDDIVGKIYDIDFTKSPYTRFIEKNDTSDEEVEEVEEVEEVGEELEGNTLQNDITSEETPLLAEEVQEVSESDNQAREPNDNGDE; encoded by the coding sequence ATGGATgctatattttttaatttattaggAGATGTTCCGGCTGTAACCAAAACATGGACATTAGGGTGTCTTGCACTATCAATCCTAACAACTGCCGAAATAATCGAACCCACGAGGATAATGTACAATTATGAATTGGCATTTAAGAAGGGTCAATATGAACGAATActgttttctttatttgattttggaCAACTGGATATAAAGTCACTggtaaatttatatattagttGTTCAAATCTTTCGATATTAGAGAATTCGTTTCAAGATAGAAATAGTTATCTATGGGTactatttttgatatttttgtcCACTATAACAATGACAGCATTTGAACAACCAATTTTTTCGTTAGGTTCATTAATGAATGAGAACCTAGTCTATTATAGATTGAGGAAAAATCCAGACAATATAAATTTCCAAATACTAGCAggttttaatatttcacCATTGGTGGTACCGTTATACATGAATGCAATGCTATATTTTGTGTACGAGAAGAGTTTATTCCAAGTATCGATGAATTTTATCCCAGGCCATTTGATGTTCTTCATGGACGATATCGTGGgtaaaatatatgatattgATTTCACAAAATCCCCTTACACAAGATTCATAGAGAAGAATGATACAAGCGACGAAGAGGTGGAAGAGGTGGAAGAGGTGGAAGAGGTGGGAGAAGAATTGGAAGGAAACACTCTCCAAAATGATATCACATCGGAAGAAACACCTTTACTGGCCGAAGAAGTTCAAGAAGTCAGTGAATCTGATAATCAAGCCAGGGAACCCAACGATAATGGAGACGAATAA
- the MCM7 gene encoding DNA replication licensing factor MCM7 (similar to Saccharomyces cerevisiae CDC47 (YBR202W); ancestral locus Anc_8.531), producing the protein MNTALPSIQLSVDYTSLTDEINDFLLHFKEDALDKVNENVGSDEIDEESFKGPKYLGLLQKVANRELDTVTVELDDIFKYQSEKFLEGGRSNSDLLVAIENNTNHFTELFCRSIDNIMPLPTKEMNYKDDVLDVILNQRRLRNERLVSDRTNEIRSENLVDSDNNNTSLSQALRDVASSETDLFPPELTRRYFFYFKPLSLNNAARRRNAKSPSAIPMSVRQIKGGSLGKFITVRGIITRVSDVKPSVMVIAYTCDTCGYEVFQEVHSKTFSPLSECSSRECQQNQAKGQLFMSTRASKFSAFQECKIQELSQQVPVGHIPRTLTIHINGSLVRSVTAGDIVDISGIFLPSPYTGFKALKAGLLTETYLEAQYVKQHKKKFSNFTLSTDIEERIEKITRSGNVYENLAKSIAPEIFGNLDVKKALLLLLVGGVYKQVGDGMKIRGDINVCLMGDPGVAKSQLLKAILKITPRGIYTTGKGSSGVGLTAAVMKDPVTDEMILEGGALVLADNGICCIDEFDKMDENDRTAIHEVMEQQTISISKAGINTTLNARTSILAAANPLYGRYNPRLSPLENINLPAALLSRFDILFLMLDIPNKDDDAKLAEHVAYVHMHNKQPTLDFEPIDSDSMREFIALAKTKRPVMSAEVNEYVINAYINLRQDSKREMDSKFSFGQATPRTLLAIIRLSQALAKLRLADTVDVEDIEEALRLIRVSKESLYSEVNGKKDDESPTTKIFTVIKKMALEDSKEVKSLSYEAVVKSIRARGFTMLQLNNCIQEYTYLNVWHLINEGTILKFVDDEYLEPQQEVSSNSSSFKGLSAEERDVIMED; encoded by the coding sequence ATGAATACTGCATTACCTTCTATTCAATTATCTGTTGATTACACTTCTTTAACAGATGAAATCAATGATTTTCTATTGCattttaaagaagatgCTCTGGATAAAGTTAATGAGAATGTGGGATCTGATGAAATTGACGAGGAATCATTTAAAGGTCCAAAATATCTAGGTTTATTGCAAAAAGTGGCCAATAGAGAACTAGATACCGTCACTGTAGAATTGGAcgatattttcaaatatcaatctgaaaaatttttggAAGGTGGAAGATCAAATTCTGATTTATTGGTTgctattgaaaataatacaaatcATTTTACGGAATTGTTTTGTAGATCAATTGACAATATCATGCCTTTACCCACAAAAGAAATGAATTACAAGGATGATGTTTTGGATGTCATATTGAATCAAAGAAGACTGAGAAACGAAAGATTAGTCTCTGATAGaacaaatgaaattagATCCGAAAATTTAGTTGATTCggataataataatacttcGCTTTCACAGGCTTTAAGAGATGTCGCATCTTCCGAAACAGATTTATTTCCTCCTGAATTGACAAGACgttattttttctattttaaaCCTCTATCATTAAACAATGCTGCACGCAGAAGAAATGCAAAATCTCCAAGCGCCATCCCAATGTCAGTTAGACAAATTAAAGGTGGATCTCTAGGTAAATTTATCACTGTTAGAGGTATAATAACAAGAGTTTCAGATGTGAAACCATCTGTAATGGTTATTGCATATACATGTGACACATGTGGTTATGAAGTTTTCCAAGAGGTTCACTCGAAAACTTTTTCCCCATTAAGTGAATGTTCTTCAAGGGAATGTCAACAAAATCAAGCTAAAGGTCAATTATTTATGAGCACAAGAGCTTCAAAGTTTAGTGCCTTCCAAGAATGTAAAATTCAAGAATTATCTCAACAAGTGCCGGTCGGTCATATTCCAAGAACATTAACGATCCATATCAACGGCTCACTAGTGAGATCTGTGACAGCTGGTGATATCGTAGATATTTCCGGTATATTTTTACCATCTCCTTACACTGGTTTCAAAGCATTAAAAGCTGGTTTATTAACCGAAACTTATTTAGAAGCACAATATGTTAAACAacataaaaagaaattctCTAATTTTACATTATCAACAGATATAGAAGAACgtattgaaaaaattacaagatCTGGAAACGTTTATGAAAACTTAGCTAAATCAATTGCTCCTGAAATTTTCGGTAACTTAGATGTTAAAAAAGCTTTATTGTTACTACTAGTTGGTGGTGTTTACAAACAAGTTGGTGATGGTATGAAAATTAGAGGTGATATTAATGTTTGTTTAATGGGTGATCCAGGTGTTGCGAAATcacaattattaaaagctattttaaaaattactCCAAGAGGTATTTACACAACAGGTAAAGGTTCTTCAGGTGTTGGTTTAACAGCTGCCGTTATGAAAGACCCTGTCACAGATGAAATGATTTTGGAAGGTGGTGCCTTGGTATTAGCTGATAATGGTATTTGTTGtattgatgaatttgataaaatggATGAAAACGATAGAACTGCTATTCATGAAGTGATGGAGCAACAAACCATTTCTATTTCTAAAGCTGGTATCAACACTACATTGAATGCTAGAACATCAATTTTAGCAGCCGCAAATCCCTTATACGGTAGATATAATCCGAGATTATCCccattagaaaatattaacttACCTGCTGCTTTACTATCGAGATTTGATATCTTATTTTTGATGTTAGATATTCCAAACAAAGATGATGATGCCAAACTAGCTGAACATGTCGCCTACGTTCATATGCATAACAAACAACCAACATTAGATTTTGAACCAATAGATTCTGATTCTATGAGAGAATTTATTGCATTAGCAAAGACCAAAAGACCTGTTATGAGTGCCGAAGTCAATGAGTATGTTATTAATGCTTATATTAATCTAAGACAAGATTCAAAGAGAGAGATGGACTCCAAGTTTTCTTTTGGTCAAGCAACTCCTAGAACTCTACTGGCTATAATCAGATTATCTCAAGCATTAGCAAAATTAAGACTAGCTGACACGGTTGATGTGgaagatattgaagaagctTTAAGATTAATCAGAGTCTCCAAAGAATCCTTATATAGTGAAGTCAACGGTAAGAAGGATGATGAAAGTCCAACCACTAAGATTTTTACAGTTATTAAGAAGATGGCTCTTGAAGACAGTAAAGAAGttaaatcattatcataCGAGGCTGTTGTTAAATCAATAAGAGCCAGAGGTTTCACCATGttacaattaaataactGTATTCAAGAATATACTTACTTAAACGTATGGCATTTGATTAATGAAGGTacaatattgaaatttgtCGATGATGAATACCTAGAACCACAACAAGAAGtatcttcaaattcatcCTCATTCAAGGGATTATCTGCTGAAGAGAGAGATGTGATAATGGAAGATTAG
- the RGL1 gene encoding Rgl1p (similar to Saccharomyces cerevisiae YPL066W; ancestral locus Anc_8.530): MTKPIISFKPSYNSVIRGCPGLPDTLPRIEYELRIRSNDGKEFKIERIEVIFKTIEALHATHTFSSKPKVEKTSIHYKKNIKLSDSVLLGIDLPLTIGLPDQIKETNFNPNFGYTVNFLDCNVYYYVGDASELLVESYSEPINIERYTYLPSKQLFPSIKKKFHSPDKKFSVDLSIENPCVTTDDLLKTKISIKQSSSSYPISPQKGLFNKKTKLKSVSYEIKEQLEVLDADNVDSKDNTIMHFSQAVNETLSFNEIKLKANLRVLTKNEYFKEFETTMQEPAFLYKIPDDIKIDNTINSNSMMETKLIQNSTGDKIPFQYHTSISTNGSLFSVNHILRIKFKISNGRDFEIHYPITISQWSITQVRYVEEIINQERETAGFAQQFYESYGGIKRNKNTRLLEYPSLPPAVYLNNEDTLQKLNILFNIEHKKPLRIPLIG, from the coding sequence ATGACAAAACCAATAATATCCTTTAAACCAAGTTACAATTCTGTAATACGAGGTTGTCCTGGATTGCCAGATACACTTCCCCGCATAGAATATGAATTAAGAATCAGATCTAATGATGGTAAAGAGTTCAAAATAGAAAGAATTGaagttatatttaaaactaTAGAAGCTCTGCATGCTACTCATACGTTTAGTTCAAAACCTAAGGTTGAGAAAACTTCTATTCattataagaaaaatataaaattatctgACAGTGTTCTTTTGGGTATCGATCTTCCTTTAACAATTGGTTTACCTGATCAAATAAAAGAGACTAATTTCAATCCAAATTTTGGTTACACCGTGAATTTTCTAGATTGCAACGTGTATTACTATGTAGGCGATGCATCAGAATTGTTAGTAGAAAGTTATTCAGAACCCATAAATATAGAAAGATATACATATTTGCCTTCTAAACAATTGTTTCCCTCAATcaagaaaaaatttcacTCTCCAGATAAGAAGTTTTCAGTGGatctttcaattgaaaatcCTTGCGTTACGActgatgatttattaaaaacaaaaatatctatCAAACAGTCATCGTCAAGTTACCCAATCTCACCACAAAAGGgactttttaataaaaaaacaaagcTTAAAAGTGTTTCCtatgaaataaaagaacaaCTAGAAGTATTAGACGCTGATAATGTTGATTCAAAGGATAATACAATTATGCATTTCTCTCAAGCGGTAAACGAAACTCtatcatttaatgaaatcaaattaaaagCTAATTTAAGAGTTCTTACAAAAAAcgaatattttaaagaatttgaaacaaCAATGCAAGAGCCTGCATTTTTATACAAGATACCAGACGATATTAAAATAGATAATACgattaattcaaattctaTGATGGAAACtaaattaattcaaaacaGTACAGGAGACAAAATTCCATTTCAATACCATACATCAATAAGTACTAATGGTAGCTTATTTTCGGTAAATCATATTCTTCgaataaaattcaaaataagtAATGGTAGAGATTTTGAGATCCACTACCCAATTACCATATCCCAATGGTCTATAACACAAGTGAGATACGTAGAGGAAATAATCAACCAAGAAAGGGAAACTGCAGGGTTCGCACAACAATTTTACGAAAGTTATGGTGGAATCAagagaaataaaaatacaagaCTACTAGAGTACCCTTCGTTACCTCCTGCTGTTTACCTTAATAACGAGGACACCTTACAAAAACTCAACATCTTGTTTAACATAGAACATAAAAAGCCATTACGTATTCCATTAATTGGTTAA
- the VPS28 gene encoding ESCRT-I subunit protein VPS28 (similar to Saccharomyces cerevisiae VPS28 (YPL065W); ancestral locus Anc_8.529), giving the protein MAHYHSALSDEIPLFNNTITLEEKENIESLADIYSIIITTDNVEKAYLKDSISNEEYTTYINKLLVQYKTYLSEGNTNLLTQFGDLTAFKDKYDIIAPNAITRLERGIPVTVEHALEPTRDRNSDGDENHSSQTIINTNSGKDIAEATGNFITVMDALKLNYRAKDQLHPLMSELLLSINKVTRSEFKNRSKLVEWIVKINKMKMKDLLSEDEARELLFELDLAYKAFYTLLR; this is encoded by the coding sequence ATGGCTCACTATCATTCTGCGTTATCTGATGAGATTCcattgtttaataatacTATAACTTTAGAGGAAAaggaaaatattgaatcactagcagatatatattctattaTAATCACTACTGATAATGTTGAGAAGGCATACCTTAAGGATAGTATCAGCAATGAAGAGTATACAACTTAtattaacaaattattaGTCCAATACAAGACGTATTTATCAGAAGGTAATACCAACCTATTAACACAATTTGGTGACCTTACTGCATTTAAGGATAAATACGATATTATTGCACCAAATGCAATAACGAGGTTGGAAAGGGGTATCCCAGTCACTGTAGAACATGCATTGGAGCCAACCAGGGATAGAAATTCAGACGGAGACGAAAATCATTCATCACAAACTATTATCAATACAAACAGTGGAAAAGATATAGCCGAAGCTACAGGTAATTTTATAACAGTAATGGATGCattaaagttaaattatagAGCTAAAGATCAATTGCATCCTCTGATGtctgaattattattaagtATTAATAAAGTGACTAGATcagaatttaaaaataggTCCAAGTTAGTTGAGTGGATTGTTAAAATTAAcaagatgaaaatgaaggACTTATTGTCAGAGGACGAAGCAAGAGAACTTTTGTTTGAATTAGATTTAGCTTACAAGGCCTTTTATACATTACTTCgttaa